The Solanum pennellii chromosome 11, SPENNV200 sequence TTGGTCGATTATCCTCTGGAGGCAAAACACTGTATCCATGTAGGATAGCATTCCCTGATGTAGGCATCATCAAAGGTACCTGAGGGGGCGGCTGAGTATATTCCAGTGGTGGATGCATATAGGTCGAAGGAGGATTAATACGTGGAGGCACGGTCCGCCTAGAATAGCAATGTGGCTGAGTGTCTTTTGGTGGGAGAGATGCTGTGTTGTCTGATCTTATATGTATACCTGTTTGTTGTCTACTAACCataccttctttcttttttttctttttggggcCATTATCAATATCTTTATTCTTACATTTACCTGTCATCTAATTAGTAACAAAAACATTCAAGTCAAAGGTTGTTAGATATTGAAGATATGAGAGACAAACATCATCCAGTAGCTTATCTAGCAGTTcatcactttttaaaataaaataaagccaCAACCACAAGTACAAAATAATATCGAAAACAACATCCAACAAAAGGCACACGAGAACatatgaagttgaagttattgaaattaaaacaaaaggCACACAAGGATAGATTAATAAATTACTCTCTGTATCATTAATAAATCTATAAAGCACTCAATACGGAGATACAATGGTAATTACTAATCCTCCTCgtcctcatcctcatcctcatcctcattctcatcctcatcctcatcctcatcctcgTCCTCGTCCTCGTCCTCATATTCAtcttcatcctcatcatcatacTCAAACTCATCCTCATGAATTGTTGCATTTGCCCCTTCATTTGTTATTTCTTCCATATCAACCTCTTCTAATATGTGTTCAGGATGCTCTAAATCATTTTCTAATTCAATATCGACGGTGTGGTGAACAATTGATGAATCATCATTTTGGTATGCAACATCCAACACGTTTTCAACTTCCACACGGCCCATGGGTTTGGTTTTAATAACCACCCACCAATCAGCTTTATCTGGACGCAAGGGATAAGGAACATAGTACACTTGCTTAACATTTTGTGCAATAATAAAAGGATCATAAGCTTCATATTCCCTTGTGTGCTTTACTTCaatgatattatattgtttgATTTCTCTCGTACCTCTTTTGGGGGTTGGATCAAACCACTTGCatctaaataatataattttttttgtaggccAACCGGAATACTCCATTTCCAAAACCTCCTTGAGTACCCCATAATAATCAACTCCATCTAGATTTCCATCACCACCTTTTACCCAAACTCCACTATTgttagtttttttatatttggagTATTCTTCAGTAGTGAATTTAAAACCATTAACAACATACTTATTCATTGAATAAGTCTTGATGGGTCCCCAAGAAATGTCCTTCAAAAATTGGTCAAATTGACCATTTTTTGTGTCATAaatctataaatatttaaaaagtaagaaattagcatcaattaaatataaatttatttaataataatagtattatgaaaatattataaggCTTACGTAATCTTGAAACCACTTTGAGAAATTCTCAAATACTCTTTCATTGCCATATAAATGCACAAAGTAACTGTCAAAGAAGATGGATATTGAGTTAATTGTTTTGTCTTgtaattacatattttagtGAGAAAAAAAACTTACTCAACAAATGGTTTAACTTGTGGGCAATTCAATAAGACATGTGTAGATGCA is a genomic window containing:
- the LOC114074770 gene encoding uncharacterized protein LOC114074770, which gives rise to MPAGHASNLGKCVDMEHGKLHCMKSHDCHVFMETLLPVAFSGLPDRIWKPMTEISLFFKDLCSNTLREDNLVQMDQNIPVITNKLEKILPPGFFDVMEHLPVHLVHEARLGGPVQYRWMYPFERTIGKSKRGMKQNHRVEGSMVQFHLGREITNFGSYYFKRSVSCFQNRPNCHDDGGETMKPLSIFNQPGKGSKKRTRRNLSAIELQSASTHVLLNCPQVKPFVDYFVHLYGNERVFENFSKWFQDYIYDTKNGQFDQFLKDISWGPIKTYSMNKYVVNGFKFTTEEYSKYKKTNNSGVWVKGGDGNLDGVDYYGVLKEVLEMEYSGWPTKKIILFRCKWFDPTPKRGTREIKQYNIIEVKHTREYEAYDPFIIAQNVKQVYYVPYPLRPDKADWWVVIKTKPMGRVEVENVLDVAYQNDDSSIVHHTVDIELENDLEHPEHILEEVDMEEITNEGANATIHEDEFEE